The Bacteroides fragilis NCTC 9343 genome includes the window TCTTCCATTGTGGGTTCCATAGCTACTGCCAGACTGTCTGCGACTGCTTCTTCAGCTTTCGTTCCTTTTGATTGGCAGGATACCAATGCAGCAACGACGGCTGCTAACATAATTACTTTTTTCATTGTTAAGTGCTTTAAATTAATATAAAAAGTGAGTTGCTATTCCTCCTCTTCTCTCTTAATAACCAACAGCTTATCGACTCTTCCACGGTCCATATCCACTACTTCGAACTGAAGGTTTTTGTAAGTGAATATATCTCCGGCTTTGGGAATACGTCCTATCAGGAACATAGCCAATCCGCCTAAAGTTGTAAAGTCTTCCGATTCGATATCATCATAAGAGAGTATTCCCATCTCTTCCATAAAATCTCCGATATTCATTGAAGCCTCTACCAACAAGGAGCCGTCCTGTCGGCGAACGATTTCCTCTTCTTCCGTATCGTCCTCTTCCAGAATGTCTCCAAAGATACTTTCGGTCAAGTCATGCAGGGTAATGATTCCCTCTGTGCTGCCATACTCGTTTACAACAACTCCGAACTTATTTTTGTTCTTCTTAAATAGCTCTAAAACTTTTTTAGCGTATAAACTTTCGGGTATAAACAAGGCGGGACGTGCGATTTCTCTAAGGTTGAATTCCTGTTCGCTACCTATCATCAGTATGATATCTTTCACAGAAACCACACCTGCTATTTCGTCGGTGTCGTCATCAATCAGGAGGTATTTACTGAAATGCTCGTTGTCGATGATCTGAAGCACTTTCTCTTTGCTGTCAGTCGTATGTAGCACCACCAGATCACGTCGGTGAGTCATCAGTTCGTTGGCACGTTTATCCGAAAAGCGAAAGACATCACGTAGCATTTCGGTTTCTTCTTTGTCAATCACACCCTGCTCCGAGCTTTGGTGAAGAATCATTTTCAGTTCTTCCTGAGTCATCAGGCGTTCTTCGCTTTTCAGACCGATCAGTTTGTTGAGCAGGCGGGTGGAAATGCTGAGCAACCAGACAAAAGGGAATGAAATCTTGGTCAGCAGAATCATGACGGGACTCAGCAAGGTTGCATAGCGCTCGGGATTGCTGAGAGCGATGGATTTGGGTACAAGCTCACCGATAATCAGTGACAGGTAGGTAATGACGATTACGGTTGTGATCATGGCCAGGTCCTTTGCATAGACTTCGGCTCCCGGTATCATGGCAAAGAGCGGAGTCACATCATCGGCAATGGCTACTCCACCGAAAGCACCCGATACGATACCGATCAGCGTGATACCAATCTGAATGGTAGAAAGAAATTTTTCGGGTTCTTCCAATTGTTTCAATACTCCCCGGGCAGATTTGTTCCCTTTGCTGACCAGGGTTTCCAGACGTGCTTTACTTGAGGATACTAAGGCAATCTCGTACATGGCAAAAATGCCATTCAGTACGAGTAAAAGAATAATTACTAAGAATTCCATATAAGTTTGAATAGTTTCATGACCGCAAATTACACCAAAGTACGGACTCACGCAAAAACTATCGGAATTATTAATGAATTTTTTCAAAAATACCGAGGCCGGACCTCATATATTGGGATCCGGCCTCGGTTAAACTCAGTTTTGTGGTTCTCGAACTTACTTGTTCTTAGTATAGTTGTCTGCTTTTTCTTTGGCGCGTGCTACACGTTTGGCTGTATCGGGGTGTGAAGAGAACATTTTCTGGAATTTAGACTCTTTGGGGGCCTCGGCTGAGAGTTCCAGTAGTTTGTTCAGAGCATTGTACATTGCATACGGATCAATGTTATGTTTGATGCTGAATTCGAAACCATAATCATCGGCTTCGCTCTCTTGCTTCTGAGAATATTGGGCACCGGCTAATGCTTCTGCCATAGCTCCCAGTTCCGAATCAGTCAGTTTGGAAACGGTAGAGCTGGCTGCTCCTGCAGCATTCTTTACTGCCGAACGAAGATATGCACTCTTCATGGCATCTTTAGAGTCTGTATGAATCACGTGACCGATCTCATGTCCGACAACTGCCATCACTTCATCGTCCGTCATAATATCCATCAATCCGGCACAGATGCGGACACTGCCGTCACCACAGGCAAAAGCATTCACGTCGACAACCTCATATACTCCGAAATTCACTTTCAGTCCGTCTACTTCTTTGATATGTCCGGTCAGTTTCTCCAGGCGTTTGCCGTATTCGCTGTCGGCTGCGGTCAGCGGATTGTGGGTGTCCATCCATTGCATGTATTCTTTGCTCATGGCTGCGATGTCCGAATCGGACAAGGTGATGGCTTTCGCTGCGTCGCTACCGGCTTGTACCACTTTGCCTACATTGATTTTCTTTCCACCGATTTTGAACTGTGCGGATGCTGTCGTGAAGCACATTCCGCATAAAAGTGCCGCAATAAAAACAATTCTTTTTTTCATTTTGTGAGTTTTTATAGTTAATAATATAGTTGTTTCGAGATTTAATATTCAAATGTGATACCCAAGGTTGGCATTAATGTTCCGCTTTTCTGGGTTATGTATTTCATTTTGTAGCGCTGTTCTGCCATGGGGGCGGATGGATTTTCGATAACGCCTGTACTCATCAGGATATCCGGTTGCTTGAATTTGCTGTTTGTCACATTCTGCAAATCGATGTAGAATCCCAACATACAGCGTTTCAGATAAAATGTTTTGTCCACTCGTACATCCAGTTGGCCGAAGGCGGGCAAGCGTCCGGTATTGTACTTTGTGTAGTCATAGTATGGACGTCCCTGTGCATTCCATGCCGTAACAAGAGATGATTTTTCCACATCATAAGGGGTATAGGGTGCTCCTCCTATACAGCTGATTTTCATGCCCAGGCTCCAGTTGTGTGGAAAGTTATAAGTTCCACTCATATTGAAAATGTACCGGTTGTCCCAAGCGGAAGCGATGTACTCCGATTGTTTGTTGTTGCGGTATTCGCTTTTGAACAGGGTGAACGAGGATGCCAGATTCAGTTTTTTAGCTATCAGCCATTTCATTAATATTTCTATGCCGTATGCACGTCCTTGGGCGGTAGAGGACAAGGCTTCGTTTCCGATGACTCCGTAGTCATTGCCTTTGCAAGCCAGGGGGATGCCGTCTGCGATGGAGAACGGTATTTTATCATATTGTTTGTAAAAACCTTCGGCAGACAGTTCGAATGTATTTCCCGGATGCCAACTCAGGCCGAGACTTTCTTGACTGACGCTCATGTAACGGAGGTATTTGTTGACCCATGCTCCATTGTTATCTTTAAATCCCAATCCGGTATAAGGCGGGAGCTGATAATATAGTCCTGCATTTCCACTTAAATATAATCCGTCTGTCAGCCGGTATGATAGTGACAGGCGGGGTGAGAGTTGGTCGCCCATCCCTTTCATGCCGGAAGAAAAGTTGTTGGCATCGGTCCGTACGCCGAGTGAGGCAGTGAATCGTTCATCGGTAGTTGCATAGTTGATGGTTCCGAATATGCCCCAACGCCACATACCCAGATATGTGTGATAATCAAACGTCCTGCCTTCATCAATATACACTCGTTGA containing:
- a CDS encoding M48 family metallopeptidase — protein: MKKRIVFIAALLCGMCFTTASAQFKIGGKKINVGKVVQAGSDAAKAITLSDSDIAAMSKEYMQWMDTHNPLTAADSEYGKRLEKLTGHIKEVDGLKVNFGVYEVVDVNAFACGDGSVRICAGLMDIMTDDEVMAVVGHEIGHVIHTDSKDAMKSAYLRSAVKNAAGAASSTVSKLTDSELGAMAEALAGAQYSQKQESEADDYGFEFSIKHNIDPYAMYNALNKLLELSAEAPKESKFQKMFSSHPDTAKRVARAKEKADNYTKNK
- a CDS encoding hemolysin family protein is translated as MEFLVIILLLVLNGIFAMYEIALVSSSKARLETLVSKGNKSARGVLKQLEEPEKFLSTIQIGITLIGIVSGAFGGVAIADDVTPLFAMIPGAEVYAKDLAMITTVIVITYLSLIIGELVPKSIALSNPERYATLLSPVMILLTKISFPFVWLLSISTRLLNKLIGLKSEERLMTQEELKMILHQSSEQGVIDKEETEMLRDVFRFSDKRANELMTHRRDLVVLHTTDSKEKVLQIIDNEHFSKYLLIDDDTDEIAGVVSVKDIILMIGSEQEFNLREIARPALFIPESLYAKKVLELFKKNKNKFGVVVNEYGSTEGIITLHDLTESIFGDILEEDDTEEEEIVRRQDGSLLVEASMNIGDFMEEMGILSYDDIESEDFTTLGGLAMFLIGRIPKAGDIFTYKNLQFEVVDMDRGRVDKLLVIKREEEE